The following are encoded in a window of Drosophila simulans strain w501 chromosome 3L, Prin_Dsim_3.1, whole genome shotgun sequence genomic DNA:
- the LOC6739144 gene encoding calcium-transporting ATPase type 2C member 1 isoform X3 — protein MLRARRTISIFIEEQTGLTLTPEMLLSTSESSTHSASEVAGRLQVDVRTGLKWTEAKYRAKIIGHNELLLVAEDPTWKKYIEQFRNPLILLLLGSALVSVIMKQFDDAVSITIAILIVVTVAFIQEYRSEKSLEELKKLVPPECHCLREGRLDTFLARELVPGDIVHLNVGDRVPADVRLFEAVDLSIDESSFTGETEPARKITDVLLNNTNVKDHSNMKNIAFMGTLVRCGNGKGIVVSTGERSEFGEVFKMMQAEEAPKTPLQKSMDILGAQLSFYSFLIIGVIMLLGWLQGKPLSEMFNISVSLAVAAIPEGLPIVVTVTLALGVMRMAKRNSIVKKLPTVETLGCVNVICSDKTGTLTKNEMTATIIITSDGYMADVTGAGYNDQGEIHIRHCNNVEMAKTNITNLLEIGAVCNNAYIQNGTLLGQPTEGALVAVAMKNGMYATAENYVRIQEYPFSSEQKMMAVKCIHKYNNNKEEIFFAKGALETLLPQCTKYQFGTQTVPLTKQNEAEFLAEAYEIGRKGLRVLALAKGRSMQDLIYCGLVGITDPPRPLVRESIEMLMQSGVRVKMVTGDAQETALAIANLIGIDTIHHQTLSGQEMDQMNEHQLDKVANNVSVFYRVSPRHKLEIVKSLQRSGNIVGMTGDGVNDGVALKKADIGIAMGKNGTDVCKEAADMILVNDDFHTIIAAIEEGKGIFYNIRNFVRFQLSTSIAALALIALATLMDIANPLNAMQILWINIIMDGPPAQSLGVEPVDHDVLKQKPRNVKQPMITKSVVVNVLLSASIIVLGTLWVFQREMADGTLGKTKRDTTMTFTCFVFFDMFNALSCRSQTKSVFTIGLTTNRMFLLAVAFSIIGQMLVVYFPPLQMVFQTEALTPYDIFFLVSLTSSVLVVSEIKKWFERTMERKMYSTRSELDFV, from the exons ATGCTTAGAGCTAGGCGCACTATAAGTATTTTCATTGAGGAGCAG ACGGGCCTAACCCTCACACCTGAAATGCTGTTATCCACCTCGGAATCATCGACCCACAGTGCCTCCGAGGTCGCCGGACGACTGCAGGTCGACGTGCGTACCGGCCTCAAATGGACGGAGGCCAAGTATCGTGCCAAGATCATCGGGCATAACGAGCTGCTGCTCGTGGCGGAGGATCCCACATGGAAAAAATACATTGAGCAGTTTAGGAACCCGCTAATTCTGCTGCTTCTTGGTTCTGCTCTGGTGTCCGTAATCATGAAGCAGTTTGACGACGCCGTGAGCATAACCATTGCCATCCTAATCGTGGTCACGGTGGCCTTCATTCAGGAGTACCGCTCCGAGAAGAGTCTGGAGGAGCTAAAGAAGCTGGTGCCCCCTGAATGCCACTGCCTGCGGGAAGGTCGACTAGACACCTTCCTGGCACGCGAACTGGTGCCCGGGGACATAGTGCACCTCAACGTGGGCGACCGGGTGCCGGCCGACGTGCGTCTTTTTGAAGCTGTGGACCTATCTATCGACGAGAGCAGTTTTACCGGCGAAACAGAGCCGGCGCGCAAGATTACCGATGTTTTGCTGAACAATACGAACGTAAAGGACCACAGCAACATGAAGAACATTGCCTTCATGGGCACTCTGGTGCGATGTGGCAACGGCAAGGGCATAGTTGTTAGCACTGGGGAGCGCAGTGAGTTCGGTGAAGTCTTCAAAATGATGCAGGCAGAGGAGGCTCCGAAGACGCCACTCCAGAAGTCGATGGACATTCTAGGCGCTCAGTTGAGCTTCTACTCCTTCCTGATTATCGGTGTCATCATGCTGCTGGGCTGGCTACAAGGTAAGCCGCTCTCGGAAATGTTCAATATCAGCGTTTCACTGGCCGTTGCGGCCATCCCCGAGGGCCTTCCTATCGTGGTAACTGTGACTCTGGCGCTTGGCGTAATGCGGATGGCTAAACGAAATTCCATCGTTAAAAAGCTGCCTACTGTTGAGACCTTGGGCTGCGTAAACGTTATCTGCTCTGACAAGACGGGAACTTTGACCAAGAACGAGATGACGGCCACGATCATTATCACTTCCGACGGCTACATGGCGGACGTGACCGGTGCCGGTTACAATGACCAGGGTGAAATCCACATACGGCATTGCAACAACGTGGAGATGGCTAAGACCAATATTACAAACCTTCTTGAAATCGGGGCGGTCTGCAATAACGCTTACATACAAAATGGCACCCTGCTAGGACAACCCACCGAGGGAGCCCTTGTGGCGGTTGCCATGAAGAACGGAATGTACGCCACAGCTGAGAACTACGTTCGCATCCAGGAGTATCCCTTCAGCTCGGAGCAGAAGATGATGGCTGTGAAGTGCATCCacaagtacaacaacaacaaggaaGAGATTTTCTTCGCCAAGGGGGCTCTAGAGACCCTGTTGCCGCAGTGCACCAAGTATCAGTTCGGTACCCAGACGGTACCACTTACCAAGCAGAACGAGGCCGAGTTCCTAGCCGAGGCGTACGAGATCGGGCGCAAGGGCCTGCGCGTGTTGGCCCTGGCAAAGGGCCGGTCCATGCAAGATCTGATCTACTGCGGCCTAGTCGGCATCACTGACCCACCGAGGCCCCTTGTTCGAGAGTCCATTGAAATGTTGATGCAGAGCGGAGTGCGTGTCAAAATGGTGACTGGAGATGCCCAGGAAACGGCCTTGGCCATTG CGAATCTCATCGGTATCGATACAATTCACCACCAGACGCTTTCCGGTCAGGAAATGGATCAAATGAACGAGCACCAACTGGACAAGGTAGCCAACAACGTGAGCGTCTTCTACCGCGTATCGCCACGCCACAAACTGGAGATAGTCAAGTCCTTGCAGCGCAGTGGCAACATAGTCGGCATGACTGGCGACGGGGTGAACGACGGAGTAGCTCTGAAGAAGGCTGACATCGGCATTGCCATGGGTAAGAACGGGACGGATGTGTGTAAGGAGGCGGCTGATATGATTCTGGTCAATGATGATTTCCACACCATAAT CGCCGCCATCGAGGAGGGCAAGGGCATATTCTACAACATTCGCAACTTCGTGCGCTTTCAGCTTAGCACATCAATAGCTGCCCTGGCCCTGATTGCCCTGGCCACTCTGATGGACATTGCTAACCCGCTGAATGCCATGCAGATTTTGTGGATCAACATCATAATGGACGGTCCGCCCGCACAGTCTCTGGGTGTGGAGCCCGTCGACCACGATGTGCTCAAACAGAAACCACGGAACGTGAAACAACCGATGATCACAAAGTCTGTGGTGGTGAACGTTCTACTGAGTGCCAGCATAATTGTACTGGGCACGCTGTGGGTGTTCCAGCGCGAAATGGCCGACGGGACGCTGGGAAAGACCAAGCGGGACACGACGATGACCTTTACTTGTTTCGTGTTTTTCGACATGTTTAACGCCCTGTCTTGCCGCTCGCAGACAAAGAGTGTCTTTACCATCGGACTCACTACCAATCGGATGTTCTTGCTGGCCGTCGCTTTCTCGATCATTGGTCAAATGCTCGTTGTCTACTTTCCGCCGCTGCAAATGGTTTTCCAGACGGAAGCTCTTACGCCGTATGACATATTCTTCCTGGTCTCCCTAACCTCGTCTGTGCTGGTTGTTTCAGAGATAAAGAAATGGTTCGAGCGTACCATGGAGCGCAAGATGTACAGCACCCGCTCCGAGCTGGATTTTGTATGA
- the LOC6739144 gene encoding calcium-transporting ATPase type 2C member 1 isoform X5: protein MLLSTSESSTHSASEVAGRLQVDVRTGLKWTEAKYRAKIIGHNELLLVAEDPTWKKYIEQFRNPLILLLLGSALVSVIMKQFDDAVSITIAILIVVTVAFIQEYRSEKSLEELKKLVPPECHCLREGRLDTFLARELVPGDIVHLNVGDRVPADVRLFEAVDLSIDESSFTGETEPARKITDVLLNNTNVKDHSNMKNIAFMGTLVRCGNGKGIVVSTGERSEFGEVFKMMQAEEAPKTPLQKSMDILGAQLSFYSFLIIGVIMLLGWLQGKPLSEMFNISVSLAVAAIPEGLPIVVTVTLALGVMRMAKRNSIVKKLPTVETLGCVNVICSDKTGTLTKNEMTATIIITSDGYMADVTGAGYNDQGEIHIRHCNNVEMAKTNITNLLEIGAVCNNAYIQNGTLLGQPTEGALVAVAMKNGMYATAENYVRIQEYPFSSEQKMMAVKCIHKYNNNKEEIFFAKGALETLLPQCTKYQFGTQTVPLTKQNEAEFLAEAYEIGRKGLRVLALAKGRSMQDLIYCGLVGITDPPRPLVRESIEMLMQSGVRVKMVTGDAQETALAIANLIGIDTIHHQTLSGQEMDQMNEHQLDKVANNVSVFYRVSPRHKLEIVKSLQRSGNIVGMTGDGVNDGVALKKADIGIAMGKNGTDVCKEAADMILVNDDFHTIIAAIEEGKGIFYNIRNFVRFQLSTSIAALALIALATLMDIANPLNAMQILWINIIMDGPPAQSLGVEPVDHDVLKQKPRNVKQPMITKSVVVNVLLSASIIVLGTLWVFQREMADGTLGKTKRDTTMTFTCFVFFDMFNALSCRSQTKSVFTIGLTTNRMFLLAVAFSIIGQMLVVYFPPLQMVFQTEALTPYDIFFLVSLTSSVLVVSEIKKWFERTMERKMYSTRSELDFV, encoded by the exons ATGCTGTTATCCACCTCGGAATCATCGACCCACAGTGCCTCCGAGGTCGCCGGACGACTGCAGGTCGACGTGCGTACCGGCCTCAAATGGACGGAGGCCAAGTATCGTGCCAAGATCATCGGGCATAACGAGCTGCTGCTCGTGGCGGAGGATCCCACATGGAAAAAATACATTGAGCAGTTTAGGAACCCGCTAATTCTGCTGCTTCTTGGTTCTGCTCTGGTGTCCGTAATCATGAAGCAGTTTGACGACGCCGTGAGCATAACCATTGCCATCCTAATCGTGGTCACGGTGGCCTTCATTCAGGAGTACCGCTCCGAGAAGAGTCTGGAGGAGCTAAAGAAGCTGGTGCCCCCTGAATGCCACTGCCTGCGGGAAGGTCGACTAGACACCTTCCTGGCACGCGAACTGGTGCCCGGGGACATAGTGCACCTCAACGTGGGCGACCGGGTGCCGGCCGACGTGCGTCTTTTTGAAGCTGTGGACCTATCTATCGACGAGAGCAGTTTTACCGGCGAAACAGAGCCGGCGCGCAAGATTACCGATGTTTTGCTGAACAATACGAACGTAAAGGACCACAGCAACATGAAGAACATTGCCTTCATGGGCACTCTGGTGCGATGTGGCAACGGCAAGGGCATAGTTGTTAGCACTGGGGAGCGCAGTGAGTTCGGTGAAGTCTTCAAAATGATGCAGGCAGAGGAGGCTCCGAAGACGCCACTCCAGAAGTCGATGGACATTCTAGGCGCTCAGTTGAGCTTCTACTCCTTCCTGATTATCGGTGTCATCATGCTGCTGGGCTGGCTACAAGGTAAGCCGCTCTCGGAAATGTTCAATATCAGCGTTTCACTGGCCGTTGCGGCCATCCCCGAGGGCCTTCCTATCGTGGTAACTGTGACTCTGGCGCTTGGCGTAATGCGGATGGCTAAACGAAATTCCATCGTTAAAAAGCTGCCTACTGTTGAGACCTTGGGCTGCGTAAACGTTATCTGCTCTGACAAGACGGGAACTTTGACCAAGAACGAGATGACGGCCACGATCATTATCACTTCCGACGGCTACATGGCGGACGTGACCGGTGCCGGTTACAATGACCAGGGTGAAATCCACATACGGCATTGCAACAACGTGGAGATGGCTAAGACCAATATTACAAACCTTCTTGAAATCGGGGCGGTCTGCAATAACGCTTACATACAAAATGGCACCCTGCTAGGACAACCCACCGAGGGAGCCCTTGTGGCGGTTGCCATGAAGAACGGAATGTACGCCACAGCTGAGAACTACGTTCGCATCCAGGAGTATCCCTTCAGCTCGGAGCAGAAGATGATGGCTGTGAAGTGCATCCacaagtacaacaacaacaaggaaGAGATTTTCTTCGCCAAGGGGGCTCTAGAGACCCTGTTGCCGCAGTGCACCAAGTATCAGTTCGGTACCCAGACGGTACCACTTACCAAGCAGAACGAGGCCGAGTTCCTAGCCGAGGCGTACGAGATCGGGCGCAAGGGCCTGCGCGTGTTGGCCCTGGCAAAGGGCCGGTCCATGCAAGATCTGATCTACTGCGGCCTAGTCGGCATCACTGACCCACCGAGGCCCCTTGTTCGAGAGTCCATTGAAATGTTGATGCAGAGCGGAGTGCGTGTCAAAATGGTGACTGGAGATGCCCAGGAAACGGCCTTGGCCATTG CGAATCTCATCGGTATCGATACAATTCACCACCAGACGCTTTCCGGTCAGGAAATGGATCAAATGAACGAGCACCAACTGGACAAGGTAGCCAACAACGTGAGCGTCTTCTACCGCGTATCGCCACGCCACAAACTGGAGATAGTCAAGTCCTTGCAGCGCAGTGGCAACATAGTCGGCATGACTGGCGACGGGGTGAACGACGGAGTAGCTCTGAAGAAGGCTGACATCGGCATTGCCATGGGTAAGAACGGGACGGATGTGTGTAAGGAGGCGGCTGATATGATTCTGGTCAATGATGATTTCCACACCATAAT CGCCGCCATCGAGGAGGGCAAGGGCATATTCTACAACATTCGCAACTTCGTGCGCTTTCAGCTTAGCACATCAATAGCTGCCCTGGCCCTGATTGCCCTGGCCACTCTGATGGACATTGCTAACCCGCTGAATGCCATGCAGATTTTGTGGATCAACATCATAATGGACGGTCCGCCCGCACAGTCTCTGGGTGTGGAGCCCGTCGACCACGATGTGCTCAAACAGAAACCACGGAACGTGAAACAACCGATGATCACAAAGTCTGTGGTGGTGAACGTTCTACTGAGTGCCAGCATAATTGTACTGGGCACGCTGTGGGTGTTCCAGCGCGAAATGGCCGACGGGACGCTGGGAAAGACCAAGCGGGACACGACGATGACCTTTACTTGTTTCGTGTTTTTCGACATGTTTAACGCCCTGTCTTGCCGCTCGCAGACAAAGAGTGTCTTTACCATCGGACTCACTACCAATCGGATGTTCTTGCTGGCCGTCGCTTTCTCGATCATTGGTCAAATGCTCGTTGTCTACTTTCCGCCGCTGCAAATGGTTTTCCAGACGGAAGCTCTTACGCCGTATGACATATTCTTCCTGGTCTCCCTAACCTCGTCTGTGCTGGTTGTTTCAGAGATAAAGAAATGGTTCGAGCGTACCATGGAGCGCAAGATGTACAGCACCCGCTCCGAGCTGGATTTTGTATGA